The DNA region GGATCGTGCGGGCGCTCAAGGAGTGAAGATGGAAGGCGACCGCGCCCGGGACGAATCGGAAGTTCGGTTGGGTGAAAGGACCGGTGACGTCCCCGGCATACCAGCCGTAGTAAATGGCGGCGTCGGTCATCGGGAAGCCCTCGGGCAGCGTCTCGGAAACCGCATCGGTGATGACGGGGAGCCCCTGGCGGCGCATGAGATCCTCGGCGGCGGAGAGCCATTGATCGCCGGTCGCATAGTTGCCGGAATCGATACCGCGTTTGTCTACGTAGGCCCAGCCCCACAGGCCGGTGCGCTCGGTGGCAATCGAGGCGTCGATCATGCGTCGGACAAGGGCGTCGCTGGGGCCGTCGAGCCGACAAACGAGGAGCGGGCTCTGGTTGGGAGGCACCTGAAGGATGGGCGTGAACCGGCGGTAGTAGGGATTGATCAGGAATGCGGGGAGATTCTCACGCAGGGCGAAAAGCGCGGAGAGTTCCGAGTCGACCGAGGCTTCGTTGTGCTGGAGCAGCATCTCCATCGGGCTGTTGGGCGGGAAACCCTCGGGCAGCGGCGGGGGAGGCAGAGCGCCGTCGGGCCGAATCTTCAGCGGCACGCCCCGAATCACCGCGACGAAGCGCATCTTGGAGGACACGACGTATTCGTCGCCGTCGGAATTTCGATCCAGCTGCCACCATTCGAAGCGGTTGAATGCCCGACGGAGCGGCGCCTCGATGTTTACGAGATACTCGTCGCGGTCGATTTCCTCGTCGCCCGAGCAAGGCACGCCGACGAGCTGGTTCTTCGGAATGTCACGCTTCGCGGCGTAATATTCCGCAAGGGCGAGGGAGGCGGGCTGGTTGCTGTTGTAGAGGACGATGGTCGCGGCGGCCTCGGGCGAGGGCGTGTCGGCGAAGGCTCCCGTCGCGAGGACGAGAAGGCCGGCCGCCGCTGCGAGAAGGATTCTCATGCGATGGGCAGGCGCAATCCGTCGAAAGCCATGCGGACGTCCTCGGGAAGCTCGGCTTCGGTCTCGGCATGGCCGAGATCGTGCCCGATGTGCGTGAAGAACGTCCGCCGGGCGCCGACGGCGCGGGAGGCATTGATGGCCTCCGCCACGCTGAGATGAGTGGGGTGGGGATTGTGGCGCAGGGCGTCGATCACGAGCACTTCCACGCCCTCGGCCGCGGCCCGAGCCTCGGGCGGCACCTCATTGCAATCCGTGAAATAGGCAAGCAGGCGGCGGCCACTCTGCGAGAAGACGAATCCCGTGGTGGAGAAGCGCCCGTGCGGCAGTTGCACCGGCACGATCTCGAGATCGCCGAGCCGGAACGGCCCAAGGATCTCGTGGGCCAGCGGTCGCATGTAGTTGCGGAAGGCCGGTCCGGCGGCATCGAACGCGAAGGGGTAGATGCGCCGCAGGTCGTCGAGCACGCCGGGCGTGGCGTGGATGGGCATTTCGCGGTCCTGCGTCTCGCAGAATCGCCGCAGGTCGTCGAAACCCATCACGTGGTCCGTGTGCGCATGGGTGTAGAGCACGGCATCGATGCGGTGCAATTTCTCGCGGAGGGCCTGCGTGCGAAAGTCCGGCGGTGTATCGATGATGAACTCGGCCTCCGGCGTGCGAATGCGGGCCGCGGTGCGCAGGCGGCGGTCGCGGGCGTCCTTCGAGCGGCACACCGCGCAATCACAGGCGATCATCGGCACTCCCTGTGACGTCCCCGTCCCGAGGAAGGTAATTTCGAGGCCGGCCGTCACTTTCATTCCGCCGGCGAAGCTGTCATATTCCCGTCCGCCGCCGCAATGCTCGCCTCTCTCCGTATTCGTAATTTCGCTTTGGTGGAAAGCCTCGCCTGGGACATTCCGGGCGGCTTCGTGGCCATCACCGGCGAGACCGGCGCGGGCAAATCGATTCTCATTGGCGGGTTGAAGCTCCTCCTGGGCGAACGCGCGGACAAGTCCGCCATTCGCGCCGGGGCATCCGAATGTCTCGTCGAAGCGGTCGCGGAATTGCCCGAGGGCTCATCGATTCCCGCGTTGCTCGAAGAAGCCGGCATCGAGCCCTGTGAGGATCGCCAGCTCCTGCTCAAACGCGTGATTTCCGCCACCGGCGCGGGGCGGCAGTTCGTCAACGGCTCCCCCTGCACGCTTGCGATTCTGCGGCAGATCGGCGACCGCCTCATCGATCTGCACGGCCCGCACGATCACCAGTCGCTCTTCGCGCGCGAGGCCCAGACGCGCCTGCTCGACGCCTACGCGGGCGCGGGAAAAAACCTGGCCGATTACCGAGCGGCCCGCGCGGAATGGCTTGCCCTCGAGCGCGAACAGGACGAAAGCGACGCCGCCGGTCAGGCCCGGGAACGGGAGATTGATCTGCTGGCCCACCAGGCGGAGGAAATCGAGGCCGCCGCGCTCATTCCCGACGAAGAGGAGACGCTGGTCGCCCGCCAGCAGACCGCCGCGAATGCGCGCCGGCTCCAGGAGCTCGCCGCCGCCTCGGCCCAGGCGCTCACCGAGGCCGAGGATTCCATCGGCAGCCGCATGGGCGACGTCGCCCGCCTTCTGCGCGAGCTGGCGCGGCTTGATCCGACACAGGCTGATCTTGCCGCGCGGCATACCGCGCTCGCCGAGGAAATCGGCGAGCTCGCCCGGGCCGTGGCGAGCTACGGCGATCATCTCGATGCGAATCCCGCTTCGCTCGCGGAAATCGAGGAACGCCTCGACCTCTTTCAAACGCTCAAGCGCAAATACGGGCGCACGCTCGCCGAGGTGATCGCCTATGGCGACGAAAGCGCCGTCCGCCTCGCGAAACTGCGCGAGCAGGTCGCCCGTGGCGCGAACCTCGGGGCCGAAATCGCCGCGGCGAAATCCCGGGCGCTCGCGGTCGGCGCGAAGATTTCCAAACAGCGCGCCGCCGCCGCGCCGAAGCTCGCTGCAATCGTCCGCAAGCACCTCGGCGACCTTGGTTTCTTGAAGGCGGGTTTCGACATTCGCCTCGAGGCGGAAGAACCCTCGCCCGACGGCCTCGAGACCGTGGAATTCGTCTTCGCGCCGAACCCCGGCGAGCCCGCGCAGCCGCTGCGCTCGATCGCCTCCAGTGGCGAAATTTCCCGTGTGATGCTCGCGCTCAAGACGGCGCTGGCCGCGCAGGACGAAGTGCCCGTGCTCGTGTTCGACGAGATCGATGCGAACGTCGGCGGCGAGGTTTCTCACGCGGTTGGCGCCAAGATGCGCGAGATCGGCACGTGCCGGCAGGTGCTCTGCATCACCCACCTGCCGCAGGTCGCCTCCGCTGCCGGCGCGCATTTCGTCGTGAGCAAATCCGTGGTCGGCGGTCGCACGATTTCGGCGCTGGCCGCCGTCTCGGCCGACGATCGCGCGGAGGAAATCGCCCGGATGCTCGGCAGCCGCTCCGGCGGCGCTGCGCTGGCCCACGCGCGAGAGCTTCTCGACGCATGAAGCGATTGCTGTTCGCGGGGCTTTTTGCCGGCATTGCGGCCGCGCTGCCCATTCCCCGGATGAGCCTGCCACCCGCCGTGACGGTGATCGAGACGGCCGGCCCGGCCACGCCGCTCGACGCCGCGCTCATCCTGCGGGCGATCTTTCGCTACTCGCCGAAGTCGGTCACGTTTCTCGATCCGCTCGCGGGTGAGGACGGACGAAGTTTCCTCGATTCCAAGCTCGCCGACACGAAGGTGCCGGTCTCGATCGGCGCCGGCTCGGCGAAGACGGGAACCGGTAAGCCGCTCCCGGACAGCGTGCCGAATGTTTCCTTTGATCGGCTGATGGTGCGCACCGAGCGAAGTGAACGCGGCGAGGTCTCGCTCGATCTCGACGGATTGTTTCGCAATCGCGCGGTGCTCGTCGAGCGGACGGGCGGCGGGGGCGTCGCGCAAATGATCCCGGCGGAGCCGTGGGCGCGCCCGGTGTGGAAATGGTCGAGCGTGCTGCTGGCGGCTTCGCTGCCGTGGTGGCCATTCGGGCGGGTCGAGCGAGGACTGATCGCGCTCGGGGTCGGCTGCGGCTGGGGCCTGCTGGGAATGGCGTTGCAACAGGAGCTTGGCGTGGCGCTGCCGTGGATCTACCTGCCGCTGCTGGCGATCTTTGCGGTGATTCCTGCCGACCTGCACCTACGCAAAGTTCAGCAGCGGAAACCGGCGGCCTAGCACGGTGGCGCAGACAACGGAGTGAGCATATGCGATGAAACCGGTGTCGTGGCGAAAAGTTCCGTCTCAGAAGAAAGCGATTTGCCTTTGAGCGCCGCAAGCCGCTGTTTATGAACGCCCGATGGAATTCGTAAACCTGGCCCGTCGCACCGAGATCGGCGCGAATTCCTATCTTTTGCGTGCTGCCGGCCGGAACATCGTCCTGGACTGCGGCATGCATCCCAAGGAACGCGGCCTCGCCGCGCTGCCCGATTACTCGTTGATCGAGCCGGGCACCGTCGATGCGATCGTCATCACTCACGCGCATCAGGACCACATCGGCTCTCTGCCGGTGCTCACCCGTGCGGAGTCGAAAGCGCGGGTCTTTCTGACCGAGCCGACCCGCCGCATCGGCGACACGATGCTGCACAACTCGGTGAACGTGATGACCCGTCAGCGCGAGGACGAGGGCATGATGGAATATCCGCTGTTCACGCACCGCGGGATCGAATTTTCCCGCCTCATGTGGCGGCCCGCGCCGGCCCGAGTGACCTTCACGCTCGACGGGGAACGGGGTCACGGCGACGGCGAGGAGCCAACGATGGAGTTCTACCACGCCGGGCACATTCTCGGGTCCGCCGGCGTCCTCATCCGCGCCGAAGGCCGCAGCCTCTTTTACACGGGCGATGTGAATTTCGACGACCAGACGCTCATGCGCGGCGCCGATTTCCCGAAGGAAGGCGTCGACGTGCTCGTGATGGAGACGACCCGCGGCGACGCGCCCACGCCGCCGGATTTCACCCGCCTTGGCGAGGAACGCCGCTTCGCGGACGCGATTCTCGCCGCCTTCGAGCGCGGCGGCAGCGTCACGATTCCCGTCTTCGCCCTCGGCAAGACGCAGGAAATTCTCGCGATGCTCTGGAGAATGCGCCGTGGCGGCGAGCTCGCGCGGACACCCATCTACATCGGTGGCCTCAGCACCAAGATCACGACTGCCTACGACGCCTTTGCGCACAGTCCCGATCGAGGCAGCTCCGAACTCGCGTTGCTTCAGGAAATGGCGCCCTACGTCCTTTCCGGCAACGAGGTGAACACCATGCCGGCGCGCCCGCACTGCATCTTTGCCCTCTCGAGCGGCATGATGACCGAGCACACGCTCTCGAACATCTGGGCGCGCAAGATTCTCCCCGATCCGAAGCAGTCGCTCTTCTTCGTCGGCTATTCCGATCCCGAATCCCCCGCCGGCAAGCTCCGGCAGGCGAAACCCGGCGACATGATCCAGCTCGATCCCGAGCAGCCTGCCGTTCCCTTCCGCTGCCACCACGAGACGTTCAACTTCAGCGCGCATGCTTCTCGCGATTCGCTCCGGGACTACGCCCTTGCCCTGAAGCCGAAGAAAATTCTTCTCGTGCACGGCGATCCACCGGCGATTGCCTGGTTTCAGGCCGAGTTTCGCGAAAAGCTCCCCGGCACAGAGGTCATCGTGCCCACGCCGGGCGAAACGCTGACCCTCTAGGAAAAGCGAAAAGGCCGGACTCCCCCCCGAGCGTCCGGCCTTTTCAAAGTTCTCTCTGGCGAAGCCTTACACGAGCTCGGGCTTCGGCCTTTCCTTCTTGTTCAGCGCGCGCCGCATCTTGCCGAGCGCGATGTTTTGAAGCTGCCGAATGCGTTCCCGCGTCACGCCGAACTTCTCACCGACTTCCTCGAGCGTCTTCGGCTTGCCACCGTCGAGCCCGAAGCGGGAGTTGATGATCTTGCGTTCGCGTTCATCGAGCACGTCGAGCAGGTCGCCGACCTCGTCGCGCAAATCCTTGTCGCGCAAGAGTTCGAACGGATCCTGCGCTTCTTCGTCGCCGACGATCTCGCCAAACTCGGTGGAATCGTCGTCACCGATGGGCGCGTCGAGCGAAGCCGGGCGGATGGCCGCCGTCTTCAGCTGCGACACCTTCGAGGCGAGCATGCCGATCTCCTCGGCCAGCTCGTCGTCGGTCGGTTCGCGGCCGAGTTCTTCACTCATCTGCACCGCCACGCGGCGGATCTTGGAAATCTTGTCCACGAGGTGGACGGGCAGGCGGATCGTCTTGCTCTGATTGGCCAGGGCGCGCTTGATCGATTGCTTGATCCACCAGGCCGCGTAGGTGCTGAGCTTGCCGCCCTTTTTCGGGTCGAAGCGCTCGACAGCCTTCATGAGGCCGATATTGCCTTCGGAAATCAGGTCCAGAAGGGGCAGGCCGAGGCCCTGATAGTCGCGCGCGATCTTTACGACGAGACGGAGATTCGCACGAACCATGTGCGCGCGAGCCTGGGCGTCGCCACGCTTGATCTTGCGCGCGAGCTTGATCTCCTCTTCGACCGTGAGCAGCGGGAACCGCGCAATCTCGCGCAGGTAAAGCTGGAATCCGGTATCGGTATCTTCAATTGCCATTTGTTTTTGCAGGCCGTGAAGGCCCCCTCACTGGTTAAGACGCGGCAGCACGAGCTTTTGTTCGATCGGCGCGTTTTTGTTAATGTGGTTAAGCTTTCGACAGGGTAACCCCTCCGGCGTTCAATCGATTTGAAAATTTTTTCAATATTCCGGGGCGTGACCGAGAAAGAACAGAGTGGACCCGCGGGTGAAACGGGGCTTCGAGGGAAATCCGAGGAGTTATTCTCCTAAAGGTGTTCGGACCGCGTCCGATGACTGGCTGTGGAAATTCCATCGGCTTTCCGCGGCCAAACTGACACAAGGTGAGGTTTGACGGGACGGCGCCGCCTCCCTGATTTGCGATTCCCGACCCATGAGCGAGCCGAAGCCGAAAACCGTCCAGGAATACATCGACGAGACGCCGAACTGGTCCGACGGCACGCGGGTTTCCGAGGCCCCGATGACGTCGATGCAATGGCGCATCTGGATGCTCGCGACCGCCGGAAAATTTTTCGAGGGGCTGGTGATCTTCATGACGGGCGTGGCGCTCCCGCTGATCGTGCGGGAATTCGGGCTCGATGCGACCGGCAAGGGAATCGTGAGTGCGGCGCCGCTGTTCGGCATTCTCATCGGCGCGACGGCGCTGGGCGGCCTCGCGGATCGCTTTGGCCGCAAGGCAATGTTCATC from Chthoniobacterales bacterium includes:
- a CDS encoding TIGR03790 family protein, with product MRILLAAAAGLLVLATGAFADTPSPEAAATIVLYNSNQPASLALAEYYAAKRDIPKNQLVGVPCSGDEEIDRDEYLVNIEAPLRRAFNRFEWWQLDRNSDGDEYVVSSKMRFVAVIRGVPLKIRPDGALPPPPLPEGFPPNSPMEMLLQHNEASVDSELSALFALRENLPAFLINPYYRRFTPILQVPPNQSPLLVCRLDGPSDALVRRMIDASIATERTGLWGWAYVDKRGIDSGNYATGDQWLSAAEDLMRRQGLPVITDAVSETLPEGFPMTDAAIYYGWYAGDVTGPFTQPNFRFVPGAVAFHLHSLSARTIRDPKVAWVAPLLDRGAAATLGNVYEPYLELTVHFDLLQDRLMNGLTLGEAAYASQRGLSWMGIVVGDPLYRPYGSWVSVDSGTDSPNIWQQYRAAVLSAGGPLAAADALHKLAETSGNSMPLEALGQAQAAAGKLDEGLATLDEAAAMTKSDTIRFRIALEQISLLRRADRQDAAITRVSTALKEFPSGLPQITLGRIAETLSPLHPPVP
- a CDS encoding MBL fold metallo-hydrolase gives rise to the protein MKVTAGLEITFLGTGTSQGVPMIACDCAVCRSKDARDRRLRTAARIRTPEAEFIIDTPPDFRTQALREKLHRIDAVLYTHAHTDHVMGFDDLRRFCETQDREMPIHATPGVLDDLRRIYPFAFDAAGPAFRNYMRPLAHEILGPFRLGDLEIVPVQLPHGRFSTTGFVFSQSGRRLLAYFTDCNEVPPEARAAAEGVEVLVIDALRHNPHPTHLSVAEAINASRAVGARRTFFTHIGHDLGHAETEAELPEDVRMAFDGLRLPIA
- the recN gene encoding DNA repair protein RecN, translating into MLASLRIRNFALVESLAWDIPGGFVAITGETGAGKSILIGGLKLLLGERADKSAIRAGASECLVEAVAELPEGSSIPALLEEAGIEPCEDRQLLLKRVISATGAGRQFVNGSPCTLAILRQIGDRLIDLHGPHDHQSLFAREAQTRLLDAYAGAGKNLADYRAARAEWLALEREQDESDAAGQAREREIDLLAHQAEEIEAAALIPDEEETLVARQQTAANARRLQELAAASAQALTEAEDSIGSRMGDVARLLRELARLDPTQADLAARHTALAEEIGELARAVASYGDHLDANPASLAEIEERLDLFQTLKRKYGRTLAEVIAYGDESAVRLAKLREQVARGANLGAEIAAAKSRALAVGAKISKQRAAAAPKLAAIVRKHLGDLGFLKAGFDIRLEAEEPSPDGLETVEFVFAPNPGEPAQPLRSIASSGEISRVMLALKTALAAQDEVPVLVFDEIDANVGGEVSHAVGAKMREIGTCRQVLCITHLPQVASAAGAHFVVSKSVVGGRTISALAAVSADDRAEEIARMLGSRSGGAALAHARELLDA
- a CDS encoding MBL fold metallo-hydrolase, with translation MEFVNLARRTEIGANSYLLRAAGRNIVLDCGMHPKERGLAALPDYSLIEPGTVDAIVITHAHQDHIGSLPVLTRAESKARVFLTEPTRRIGDTMLHNSVNVMTRQREDEGMMEYPLFTHRGIEFSRLMWRPAPARVTFTLDGERGHGDGEEPTMEFYHAGHILGSAGVLIRAEGRSLFYTGDVNFDDQTLMRGADFPKEGVDVLVMETTRGDAPTPPDFTRLGEERRFADAILAAFERGGSVTIPVFALGKTQEILAMLWRMRRGGELARTPIYIGGLSTKITTAYDAFAHSPDRGSSELALLQEMAPYVLSGNEVNTMPARPHCIFALSSGMMTEHTLSNIWARKILPDPKQSLFFVGYSDPESPAGKLRQAKPGDMIQLDPEQPAVPFRCHHETFNFSAHASRDSLRDYALALKPKKILLVHGDPPAIAWFQAEFREKLPGTEVIVPTPGETLTL
- a CDS encoding RNA polymerase sigma factor RpoD/SigA encodes the protein MAIEDTDTGFQLYLREIARFPLLTVEEEIKLARKIKRGDAQARAHMVRANLRLVVKIARDYQGLGLPLLDLISEGNIGLMKAVERFDPKKGGKLSTYAAWWIKQSIKRALANQSKTIRLPVHLVDKISKIRRVAVQMSEELGREPTDDELAEEIGMLASKVSQLKTAAIRPASLDAPIGDDDSTEFGEIVGDEEAQDPFELLRDKDLRDEVGDLLDVLDERERKIINSRFGLDGGKPKTLEEVGEKFGVTRERIRQLQNIALGKMRRALNKKERPKPELV